A region of Candidatus Megaera polyxenophila DNA encodes the following proteins:
- a CDS encoding DNA polymerase III subunit epsilon — protein MQHEDIENLATILNNSGHYRVTKKYQRPEYYNTGDEDDKMIAVFLDIETTGLSYTQDKLIELGMVKFEYNRHGSIFRLLGDFSGYQDPGIPITEYITELTGINDDMVKGQKIQENAVANYLQDVDLIIAHNAQFDRTFLETTFPSLPPKAWGCLMYDVDWDKEGISSRKLEYIAYKFGFFHEGHRVINDCLAGVHLLAQQLPKSQVPVLKELLTQSKAIRFKLYAVNSPYDSKELLKARGYRWSMSQNDKYRAWSIELNEDKVAEEINYLRSNIYNTSSINIPVEIFDAYSRFSSTNNKSNNHVKYRDKLEWFQKLCTS, from the coding sequence ATGCAACACGAGGATATAGAGAATCTAGCTACTATTTTAAATAATTCAGGCCATTACAGAGTCACTAAAAAATATCAGAGGCCGGAATATTATAATACCGGCGATGAAGATGATAAAATGATCGCTGTTTTTCTGGATATTGAAACAACAGGTTTATCCTATACACAGGATAAATTGATAGAACTTGGAATGGTCAAGTTTGAATATAACAGGCACGGCTCCATCTTTCGCTTGCTGGGTGATTTTAGCGGCTATCAAGATCCGGGCATCCCGATAACTGAGTATATTACAGAACTTACGGGAATTAACGATGATATGGTAAAAGGCCAGAAAATACAAGAAAATGCAGTTGCTAATTACTTGCAGGATGTTGACCTGATTATCGCTCACAACGCTCAGTTTGATCGTACATTCCTTGAAACCACCTTCCCTTCGCTTCCACCAAAAGCTTGGGGTTGTCTAATGTATGACGTTGACTGGGATAAAGAAGGGATCTCAAGTCGTAAACTCGAATACATTGCTTATAAATTCGGGTTTTTCCATGAAGGACACAGAGTAATAAATGATTGTCTCGCAGGTGTTCACCTTTTAGCGCAGCAGTTACCAAAATCACAGGTACCGGTATTAAAAGAGTTACTTACTCAATCTAAGGCTATCAGGTTCAAGCTATATGCAGTTAACTCTCCATATGATAGTAAAGAACTGTTAAAAGCACGAGGTTATAGATGGAGCATGAGTCAGAACGATAAATATAGGGCCTGGTCTATTGAACTGAACGAAGATAAGGTAGCCGAGGAAATAAATTACCTACGCTCTAACATCTACAATACATCTTCGATTAATATACCTGTAGAAATATTTGATGCTTATAGTAGATTCTCAAGTACAAACAATAAATCCAATAATCATGTAAAATACCGAGATAAGCTGGAATGGTTTCAAAAACTGTGTACCTCTTAA
- a CDS encoding GNAT family acetyltransferase, which translates to MLLLKPVYFYTLGYLITYLIIRYKVYIGEYQRKIKEEFSIIDIKANHYVFIDGKQIIGIVRIMYENGIADLARVTVIKEYRNQGYGMELMKRVINEVRNSRKAEIIRLSISDKAMLDFYQQFGFKENGEVSFHNIPTISMIKIL; encoded by the coding sequence ATGTTATTACTTAAACCGGTTTATTTTTATACTTTGGGTTATTTGATAACTTATCTGATTATTAGGTATAAAGTTTATATTGGTGAGTATCAGAGAAAAATTAAGGAAGAGTTTAGCATAATTGATATAAAGGCGAATCATTACGTTTTTATAGATGGAAAACAGATAATTGGTATAGTTAGGATAATGTATGAAAACGGTATAGCAGATTTAGCAAGGGTAACGGTTATTAAGGAATACAGGAATCAGGGGTATGGAATGGAACTCATGAAACGGGTTATTAATGAAGTAAGAAATAGCCGAAAGGCAGAAATAATAAGGCTTTCTATAAGTGATAAAGCGATGCTAGATTTTTATCAACAGTTCGGTTTCAAGGAGAACGGAGAGGTTTCCTTTCATAATATCCCAACCATCAGCATGATAAAAATTCTTTAG
- a CDS encoding sensor histidine kinase: protein MNFNIDSAIFISFLVFNLAVGLFYSRGIKNIKEYAIGNRGFSTGAISATIAATWIGGGVLSQTITETYKNGLYFIIPALGDSLVLLVIGYFLAPRMGEFLGDLSIAESMNKLYGKTVKLITAFIAVMSCMGAIAAQFKVSAVILQLLFDVSSFYGVLAAAVIVVIYSSIGGIKAVTFTDIIQIFTFAVVIPIVSLIIWGTLDDSEHVLEKLITNPTFDYKQVFDIYNPRFFDSLLLFLFFIIPTLEPAIFQRINMARDTSQVYKSFTIAAFICLLISLIIAWIGVLLWAKNPDLNPNNLLAHIINDYSYPGLKGIIAIGVMAIIMSTADSYINSAAVLIANDIFSFKFGNSRGTGLVLPRVIAVIVAIISFFLAFNTKSLLDLTFLIWGSYMPIITVPLILAILGFRSTPRAVLIGMAAGVITMAAFKFFDIQIKAVIPAMVSNAFCFFTAHYILGEQGGWVGIKKLEPLLAVRSERKRKMLKLMKAIQEFNFWSFCKKNTPKHDYIYPLFGLFCIISVFSTMYSMPKSIQLEHKEILEFIYHTVLVSSSILLTFPIWPPTFKQEKFIVIAWNLILPYVLIFAPTLLIIVSNFGQFQLMIFILNIIIIALLLRWQVAIFMVCSTVFLSVETYKWHMGVDDLSAAIEVGLQFKIMYVLLLVSSILIVFFKPKQQYQDFTEEKNEHLSKRIETREKEVEEALALKTEFIRNMNHEYHAPMTGVISMAETLQAGYDKLTDDQKKQAIDVIVKSAHNLKVFDENLATLSDLSKPRYKLQKENFNFSDLVYERVETCRKLYDENKEDREFILNVEENIGINADRNYIIQLLDNLIINTISYCKKGLINISLNQERNHIRLSLSDEGIGIPKEELYEVFEPFTVSSITRTPAGGRGVGLAVCKRILEVHGGTIKAESDGKKGATFTVILLV, encoded by the coding sequence ATGAATTTTAACATCGATTCTGCAATTTTTATTAGTTTTTTAGTATTTAACCTCGCAGTAGGTTTGTTTTATAGTAGAGGAATTAAAAATATCAAGGAATATGCTATCGGTAATAGAGGATTTTCTACCGGTGCTATTTCAGCAACCATTGCAGCGACTTGGATTGGTGGAGGGGTTTTATCTCAAACCATAACAGAAACTTATAAAAACGGTTTATATTTTATCATTCCGGCACTTGGAGATTCATTAGTTCTTTTGGTCATAGGGTATTTTTTGGCTCCCCGAATGGGAGAATTTTTAGGGGACTTATCCATTGCCGAATCTATGAATAAACTGTATGGAAAAACAGTAAAGCTTATAACAGCATTTATTGCTGTAATGAGCTGTATGGGAGCTATCGCTGCCCAGTTTAAGGTTTCTGCAGTAATACTGCAGTTACTTTTTGATGTTTCAAGTTTTTATGGTGTTTTAGCTGCTGCAGTAATTGTAGTTATATATTCTTCTATTGGCGGGATTAAAGCTGTAACTTTTACAGATATAATCCAGATTTTTACGTTTGCGGTGGTAATACCTATAGTATCATTAATAATATGGGGTACTTTAGATGATTCAGAACATGTTTTAGAAAAATTGATAACTAATCCTACTTTTGATTATAAACAGGTTTTTGATATCTATAATCCAAGGTTTTTTGATTCTTTGCTTTTATTCTTATTTTTTATAATACCTACTCTAGAACCGGCAATTTTTCAACGAATAAATATGGCTAGGGATACCTCTCAAGTATATAAATCCTTTACCATAGCAGCTTTTATATGTTTACTGATTTCATTAATTATAGCTTGGATAGGTGTACTGCTATGGGCTAAAAATCCAGATTTAAATCCAAATAATCTATTAGCACATATAATTAATGACTATAGCTATCCCGGATTAAAAGGGATAATAGCAATAGGCGTAATGGCTATTATTATGTCTACTGCCGATTCATATATTAACTCAGCTGCAGTTTTGATTGCCAACGATATTTTTTCTTTTAAATTCGGCAACAGTCGAGGAACTGGGTTGGTCTTACCAAGAGTTATTGCAGTTATTGTAGCAATAATTAGTTTTTTTCTAGCTTTTAATACAAAAAGTCTATTGGATTTAACGTTTTTAATATGGGGATCATATATGCCGATTATTACGGTACCTCTTATTTTAGCCATATTAGGTTTTAGAAGCACTCCAAGAGCTGTTTTGATTGGTATGGCAGCAGGTGTTATTACTATGGCGGCATTTAAATTTTTTGATATACAGATTAAGGCGGTAATACCGGCAATGGTATCGAATGCTTTCTGTTTTTTTACTGCTCATTACATACTAGGTGAGCAGGGTGGTTGGGTTGGAATCAAAAAGCTCGAACCTTTGCTGGCCGTAAGAAGTGAGCGTAAGAGAAAAATGCTTAAGTTGATGAAAGCAATACAGGAATTTAACTTTTGGAGCTTTTGTAAAAAAAATACTCCAAAGCACGATTATATTTATCCTTTATTTGGCCTTTTCTGTATTATATCCGTTTTCTCAACAATGTATTCCATGCCTAAAAGTATTCAGCTTGAACATAAAGAAATACTTGAGTTTATTTATCACACGGTTCTTGTATCTTCTTCAATACTCCTTACTTTTCCAATTTGGCCACCGACCTTTAAACAGGAAAAATTTATTGTTATTGCCTGGAATCTCATATTACCGTATGTGCTGATATTTGCTCCAACTTTGTTAATAATAGTAAGTAACTTTGGGCAATTTCAGCTTATGATATTTATACTCAATATTATAATTATTGCTCTGTTACTTAGATGGCAGGTAGCAATATTCATGGTTTGTTCTACAGTATTTTTAAGTGTAGAGACCTATAAGTGGCATATGGGAGTAGATGATTTAAGTGCAGCCATAGAGGTAGGATTACAATTTAAAATAATGTACGTGTTGCTTTTAGTTAGCAGTATTCTAATAGTCTTCTTTAAACCTAAACAACAATATCAGGATTTTACTGAAGAAAAGAACGAACACCTGAGTAAAAGAATAGAAACCAGAGAGAAAGAGGTAGAAGAAGCGTTGGCTCTTAAAACTGAATTTATCCGTAATATGAATCACGAATATCATGCGCCTATGACCGGAGTAATCAGCATGGCTGAGACCCTGCAAGCAGGTTATGATAAGCTAACGGATGACCAGAAAAAGCAGGCTATTGACGTAATCGTAAAAAGTGCCCATAACCTTAAAGTATTTGATGAGAATCTTGCTACTCTCTCTGATTTGAGTAAACCTCGTTATAAACTCCAGAAAGAGAATTTCAATTTTAGTGATCTAGTATATGAGAGGGTAGAGACCTGTCGTAAACTGTATGATGAGAATAAGGAAGACAGAGAATTTATTTTAAATGTTGAAGAAAATATAGGAATCAATGCCGACAGGAATTATATAATTCAGTTACTAGATAATTTGATTATAAATACTATTAGTTATTGTAAAAAAGGCCTGATTAACATTAGCTTGAATCAAGAGAGGAATCACATACGCTTAAGTTTATCCGATGAAGGAATTGGTATACCTAAAGAAGAGCTTTATGAGGTATTTGAGCCGTTTACGGTAAGCTCCATAACTCGTACTCCAGCAGGGGGAAGAGGTGTCGGCCTTGCTGTTTGCAAACGTATTCTGGAAGTTCATGGCGGTACTATTAAAGCTGAAAGTGACGGAAAAAAGGGAGCAACTTTTACGGTGATACTTCTGGTTTAG
- a CDS encoding transposase — MTKPKPKIYPAEFKESAVKLAIESNKPMAQTAKELGITRTTLYTWVDKYSTPKKSMMRTV; from the coding sequence ATGACGAAACCGAAACCAAAGATTTATCCGGCTGAATTTAAGGAATCAGCAGTGAAGCTAGCAATTGAATCCAATAAGCCCATGGCTCAAACAGCTAAAGAATTAGGGATTACAAGAACTACTCTGTATACTTGGGTAGATAAATATTCTACCCCCAAGAAATCAATGATGCGAACAGTATAG
- a CDS encoding integrase translates to MTKKHIKNFSAEYKTKVVLELLESEVTISQLSKKYEITPKTIQNWKKHFLSNASMAFEPAKVVSEYKTEIEELKSQNDELAKALGKATIERDWALGKLNGLDIANKRDLVDSKLKELSMARQCELLKINRSMLYYQPQIMSLYNKKIMDRIDEIYTDNPEYGYRFIYKSLLEEGLNIGRDRTLKYMGIMGIEAIYPKKKKSISMQNKDHKIYPYLLEPYWQIYNGSRSVYVPRSNEVWSGDITYIRTPIGFMYMAAIIDWHSKAILSYKLSNSMDASLVTSILEDALSKYPPPLIFNSDQGSQYTGSEHIKILEKYGIQISMNGKGRSIDNIVMERFFKTLKYNCIFINEFNNISELREGINIYVDKYNNRRFHSSIGYKKPMDVYLNALQNAA, encoded by the coding sequence ATGACAAAAAAGCATATTAAAAATTTCAGTGCAGAATATAAAACTAAAGTAGTGTTGGAATTACTAGAATCGGAGGTAACTATATCTCAATTATCAAAGAAATATGAAATTACTCCAAAGACTATTCAAAATTGGAAGAAGCATTTTTTAAGTAATGCATCAATGGCTTTTGAGCCGGCAAAAGTAGTCAGTGAGTACAAAACAGAAATTGAGGAGTTAAAATCTCAAAATGATGAATTAGCAAAAGCTCTGGGGAAGGCTACAATAGAGAGGGACTGGGCGTTGGGAAAGCTAAACGGCTTGGATATAGCAAATAAACGAGATCTTGTCGATTCCAAGCTGAAAGAATTATCAATGGCAAGACAATGCGAATTATTGAAGATAAATAGATCTATGCTTTATTATCAGCCCCAAATAATGAGCTTATACAACAAAAAGATTATGGATAGAATAGATGAAATATATACAGATAATCCAGAGTATGGTTATCGTTTTATTTATAAATCTTTATTAGAGGAAGGATTAAATATTGGTAGAGATCGTACTCTCAAATACATGGGTATTATGGGTATAGAGGCTATTTATCCAAAGAAAAAGAAATCTATCTCTATGCAGAATAAAGATCATAAGATATATCCATATCTCCTTGAGCCTTATTGGCAAATATATAACGGTAGTCGGTCTGTATACGTACCAAGATCAAATGAAGTATGGAGCGGGGATATAACATACATTAGAACCCCGATAGGCTTTATGTATATGGCAGCAATTATAGATTGGCACAGTAAAGCTATATTGAGTTATAAACTGTCAAATTCAATGGATGCAAGCCTTGTAACGAGTATTTTAGAAGACGCTCTTAGTAAGTACCCACCTCCGCTGATATTCAATAGTGATCAAGGTAGTCAGTATACCGGCTCAGAACATATAAAAATACTCGAGAAATACGGTATACAAATCTCTATGAACGGTAAAGGCAGAAGCATCGATAACATTGTTATGGAGAGATTTTTTAAGACTCTAAAATATAATTGTATATTTATAAATGAATTTAACAATATCTCAGAACTTAGGGAGGGGATTAACATATATGTAGATAAATATAATAATAGAAGATTTCATTCTAGTATTGGTTATAAAAAACCTATGGATGTTTATCTCAATGCATTACAAAATGCAGCATGA
- a CDS encoding pterin-4-alpha-carbinolamine dehydratase, whose translation MENDDTHLLDKTYIPYQEKRSTLSSDLALRLLSELGKSWIINVDGQLYKEYYFDNFIDAIKFANEVAEVAELQNHHPDLEISWRKCKVKIWTHSINGLTENDFILAAKINSLLA comes from the coding sequence ATGGAAAATGATGATACTCACTTATTAGACAAAACTTATATTCCATATCAGGAAAAGAGATCTACCTTAAGTTCTGATCTAGCTTTAAGGTTATTATCAGAATTAGGAAAAAGTTGGATTATTAATGTTGATGGTCAATTATATAAAGAATATTATTTTGATAATTTTATTGATGCAATCAAATTTGCTAATGAAGTAGCTGAGGTAGCGGAACTGCAGAACCATCACCCTGACCTAGAAATTTCTTGGAGGAAATGTAAAGTTAAAATATGGACCCATAGTATTAACGGTCTAACCGAAAATGACTTTATCCTGGCAGCAAAGATTAACAGCTTATTAGCATAA
- a CDS encoding membrane protein produces the protein MLPNIIKIEILTYIKKLHYYACPKKHTISKRIKNLNMDDKIYTTICVLFAVLIVMGNMVYQKFVVLPILPFHTFELSVGAITYPLTFLLTDLIAEFYGKNKANFCVKLALTMNIMVAILIAIMDSLTATEWSKIDDIIFHKVFGLYSIAFVGSIIACYTAQLIDINIYLWIRKITKGKYLWLRNNSSTAISLLVDTTIVISFMSLFGALPIDKMSTLIINSYLYKLFFAICSTPLFYAIVSLIKHIKKIS, from the coding sequence ATGCTTCCCAATATTATAAAAATCGAAATATTGACTTATATTAAAAAATTACATTACTATGCATGCCCCAAAAAACATACTATTTCAAAGAGGATAAAAAACTTAAACATGGATGATAAAATTTATACAACAATATGCGTATTATTTGCGGTACTTATTGTTATGGGTAATATGGTATATCAAAAATTTGTTGTTTTACCAATATTACCTTTTCATACTTTTGAACTGTCAGTGGGAGCCATAACATACCCTCTAACTTTTTTACTGACAGATTTAATAGCTGAGTTTTATGGTAAAAATAAAGCTAACTTTTGTGTCAAGCTTGCATTAACAATGAATATAATGGTAGCGATATTAATAGCAATTATGGATTCACTCACTGCGACTGAATGGTCCAAAATTGACGATATAATTTTTCATAAAGTATTTGGGTTATATAGTATAGCATTTGTTGGCTCCATTATCGCCTGTTATACCGCTCAGCTAATTGATATTAATATTTATTTATGGATACGCAAAATAACCAAAGGTAAGTATTTATGGCTAAGAAATAACAGTAGTACTGCAATCTCATTATTAGTAGATACAACCATTGTGATTAGCTTTATGAGCCTTTTTGGTGCACTACCAATCGATAAAATGAGCACACTTATAATTAATAGCTATTTATACAAACTATTCTTTGCAATATGTAGTACTCCATTATTTTATGCAATTGTTAGTTTAATAAAGCACATAAAAAAAATATCATAA
- a CDS encoding transposase, producing MRKSNIIDYKNPTQNLVTDVLSEFLRESAQKMLQLAIEEEVQNFISSYQDKLLTNGSKQVVRNGYLPERNIQTGIGEVAVKVPRVRDRGKEDIKFSSNLIPQYMRRTVTIDVLLPLLYLKGISTTDFADSFEPILGSKPKNLSPNVISRLKSEWYDQYLLWQRRDLTKKKYVYFWVDGIYLQARMESEKNCILVIIGVDEYGKKELVAIDDGFRESKESWQGLLLDIKSRGLIHSPALAVGDGALGFWGALTEEYPTTVHQRCWVHKTSNILNKLPKSQQAKAKQMIHNIYMASSREEAESSWKKFILAYSAKYPKATECLLKNEKELLAFYDFPGEHWIHLRTTNPIESTFATVKHRTRKSRNCFSRNTIIAATYKLFLEAEKRWKPLRGKNRIAQVINMEKFIDGIHVSEISNDNLNEKKYVA from the coding sequence ATGAGAAAGAGTAATATAATTGATTATAAAAATCCAACACAAAATTTAGTAACAGATGTATTAAGTGAGTTTTTAAGGGAGTCAGCTCAAAAAATGTTGCAACTAGCTATAGAGGAAGAGGTACAAAATTTTATATCATCCTACCAAGATAAGTTACTTACTAATGGGAGTAAACAAGTCGTCCGCAATGGCTACTTACCTGAGCGCAACATACAAACCGGTATAGGAGAGGTAGCAGTAAAAGTACCACGGGTAAGAGATAGAGGTAAAGAGGATATAAAATTCTCTTCTAATCTGATTCCGCAATACATGAGGCGTACGGTTACTATAGATGTTCTATTACCGCTACTTTATTTAAAGGGAATATCTACTACAGATTTTGCTGATAGCTTTGAACCTATATTGGGTAGCAAGCCAAAGAACTTATCACCTAATGTAATATCCAGGCTAAAATCTGAGTGGTATGATCAATATTTGTTATGGCAAAGACGAGATTTAACAAAGAAGAAATATGTCTACTTCTGGGTTGATGGTATTTATTTACAGGCAAGAATGGAATCGGAGAAGAACTGTATTTTGGTAATAATTGGTGTTGATGAATACGGAAAAAAGGAATTGGTCGCTATAGATGATGGTTTTAGAGAAAGCAAGGAAAGCTGGCAAGGATTATTACTCGACATAAAAAGCAGAGGTCTGATACACTCTCCTGCCTTAGCTGTTGGAGATGGAGCACTTGGTTTTTGGGGAGCTCTGACAGAAGAATATCCTACTACGGTACATCAGCGCTGTTGGGTACATAAGACTTCTAATATTTTGAATAAGTTACCAAAATCTCAGCAAGCTAAAGCCAAGCAAATGATACATAATATTTATATGGCTAGTTCTAGAGAAGAAGCTGAATCCAGTTGGAAAAAATTTATCTTGGCTTATTCTGCTAAATATCCTAAGGCTACAGAATGCTTATTGAAAAATGAAAAAGAGTTATTAGCTTTTTACGATTTTCCAGGGGAGCACTGGATACATTTGCGGACAACTAATCCTATTGAATCTACCTTTGCTACGGTTAAGCATAGAACTAGAAAATCTAGGAATTGTTTTTCGAGAAATACTATTATTGCTGCTACCTATAAATTATTCCTTGAAGCAGAAAAAAGGTGGAAACCTTTACGAGGTAAAAACCGCATTGCCCAAGTTATTAATATGGAAAAATTTATAGATGGAATTCATGTAAGTGAAATTAGTAACGATAACTTAAATGAGAAAAAATATGTTGCCTAA
- a CDS encoding phosphopantetheine-protein transferase, whose translation MVFNTSVNKVFIFIVNLTSCINNVSTYWEYLSVQEKIKANKYHTEYLSNKYIISHGILRYILSFYTKQHPQKIEFNYNEYGKPFLKNSNIQFNMSHSHNMVSYMIALNCRVGIDIELHDKNLNIEELAGYVLTPEEHKYLSSLKPRDKLSFFYTFWTKKEALVKAIGQGLSYPINTIEVMRLLSGKGILLNDVNNELSQQWYCYELEVPENYSGAIGIENKIDEIVYLEMNNQQNNF comes from the coding sequence TTGGTATTTAACACAAGTGTAAATAAAGTATTTATCTTTATCGTAAATTTAACTAGCTGTATAAATAACGTATCCACGTACTGGGAATACCTCTCGGTTCAAGAGAAAATAAAGGCAAACAAGTATCATACTGAATATTTAAGTAACAAATACATTATATCACATGGTATTTTAAGGTATATTTTGAGTTTCTACACAAAACAACATCCTCAAAAAATCGAATTTAATTATAATGAGTATGGAAAACCTTTCTTAAAAAATAGTAATATCCAATTTAATATGTCTCATTCCCATAACATGGTCAGTTATATGATAGCTTTAAACTGTAGGGTGGGTATCGATATAGAATTACATGATAAAAATCTAAACATTGAGGAGCTTGCTGGTTATGTACTAACTCCAGAGGAGCACAAATATTTATCCAGTCTTAAACCTCGAGATAAACTTAGTTTTTTTTATACTTTCTGGACCAAAAAGGAAGCTTTAGTAAAGGCTATTGGTCAAGGATTATCTTATCCTATTAATACCATCGAAGTTATGAGATTATTATCTGGTAAAGGCATTCTGCTTAATGATGTGAATAATGAACTAAGTCAACAATGGTATTGCTATGAATTAGAAGTCCCGGAAAATTACTCCGGAGCTATTGGAATAGAGAATAAAATAGATGAAATAGTTTATCTAGAAATGAACAATCAACAAAATAATTTTTGA
- a CDS encoding isoprenoid biosynthesis protein, whose product MIRVAVVISGCGHLDGAEISETVFTLLELDRNNVETRIFAPNQKQHYVINHLTKKEVVEERNVLVESARIARGAIQSLNELQVKDFDALILPGGFGAATNLSDLAFKNENATVIEDLRKIIIEFYKLSKPIGGICISPAVLVLALKDFVQVKITLGDKNELVAKLGTLEEICVADDIVIDWENKLVTTPAFMIDAPLTQIHTGISKLVNKIIEMHNRIKPPGEINEC is encoded by the coding sequence ATGATAAGAGTTGCCGTGGTAATTTCAGGTTGTGGTCATCTTGATGGAGCTGAAATTTCTGAAACAGTATTTACATTACTTGAACTAGATAGAAATAATGTTGAGACTAGAATTTTTGCTCCGAATCAGAAACAGCATTATGTCATCAATCATTTGACTAAAAAAGAAGTAGTTGAGGAGCGTAACGTCCTTGTTGAATCTGCACGTATTGCTCGTGGAGCAATTCAGTCATTAAATGAATTGCAGGTAAAAGATTTTGATGCATTAATTTTACCTGGAGGGTTCGGAGCAGCTACGAATTTATCAGACTTAGCATTCAAAAATGAAAATGCCACAGTAATTGAAGATTTACGGAAGATAATCATAGAGTTTTATAAGTTATCAAAGCCTATTGGAGGAATATGTATTTCTCCTGCGGTTTTAGTTTTAGCTTTAAAAGATTTTGTACAAGTAAAAATTACCCTTGGTGATAAAAATGAACTTGTTGCTAAACTGGGGACATTGGAAGAAATTTGTGTGGCTGATGACATAGTTATAGATTGGGAAAATAAACTGGTTACTACTCCTGCTTTTATGATAGATGCACCATTAACTCAAATACATACGGGAATTAGTAAACTGGTAAATAAAATCATTGAAATGCACAATCGCATAAAACCTCCGGGAGAAATAAATGAGTGCTAA
- a CDS encoding oleoyl-ACP hydrolase, which produces MQQPKSLIISGTKAPQVPLKRPPIHRLPSPELIQKIREYNGIPRDIIENKELMDIFLPIIRADFCISETYSYYSEPPLACPIMALGGLNDDTFDSQDLLKWQEQTTALFQYELLPGDHFFIKSSYQKVINIVNKILYKEITQFVTLN; this is translated from the coding sequence ATGCAGCAACCCAAAAGCTTAATTATATCAGGAACCAAGGCGCCACAAGTACCGCTAAAAAGACCCCCTATTCATCGCTTACCAAGTCCAGAACTTATCCAAAAAATTCGTGAATATAATGGAATTCCAAGAGATATAATTGAGAACAAGGAACTGATGGACATATTCCTACCAATAATACGTGCTGATTTCTGTATATCTGAAACCTACAGCTATTATAGCGAACCACCCCTAGCTTGCCCCATAATGGCGTTAGGAGGTCTGAATGATGATACATTTGACTCCCAAGATTTACTAAAATGGCAGGAACAGACTACTGCTTTATTTCAATACGAATTACTACCTGGTGATCACTTTTTTATTAAATCCTCTTACCAAAAAGTGATTAATATAGTAAACAAGATTTTATATAAAGAAATTACGCAGTTTGTCACTTTAAATTAG